A stretch of DNA from Desmospora activa DSM 45169:
CTCATATTTTCTCAGACCCTCTTTCCCAATTTCTTTCTCTGTTGTTGATTATACACCAACGAAAGGATCAATTCCTTTTCTTTTTCCAAAAAGAACGATGAGGAGCGAATCCCAATTGGAAACGAACATTCACCGTTTGGCGGAGTGGATACAGACAGCGGAAGGAACGGTAGTCTTAACAGGTGCGGGTATGTCGACAGAAAGCGGCATTCCCGATTTTCGCTCCCGCGAAGGGTTCTGGAAGCGGGTCGATCCGCAGCGGGTGGCAACCGTATCCGCCTTGGAGGAGGAATATGAGACTTTTCACCATTTTTATCGTCTGCGCATAAGAGGATTAGAGCGAGTCCATCCCCATCCCGGTCATCAGGTGTTGGCCCGCTGGGAGCAGCAGGGCTACATCCGGGGAATCGCCACCCAAAATGTGGACCGTTTGCACCAACGGGCGGGTAACCGGCAGGTATGGGAGTTGCACGGAAATATTTTGCAATTTCACTGCCATGATTGCAAGAAGGCGGCGGAACGATCCCGTTTTTTGCAACAGAAACCTTGTGTGCATTGCGGAGGGCGTCTGCGACCGGATATTATTCTGTTTGGCGAATGGTTGCCGGAAACGACGTGGAGCGAGGCGATGGAGGCGGTACAACAAGCGGATCTGCTGCTGGTGATTGGAACTAGTCTCGAAGTGTATCCGGTTAATCAGATGCCGCAGCTGTGCCCGGGTAAAACGGTATTGATCAATGCGGACAAGACGGCGATGGATCGTCAATTGGATTTGGTGATTAGCGGTAAGGCAGGGGAAGTGTTACAACATGTCGATCAGATTGTAGCCAAAACAGAGGAAGGGTGAGTTGCATTGCCAGAGGAGAGCACCATTTTGTTTGTGTACGGAACATTGCGCCAAGGTGAAAATAACCATCACTATTTGAAAGGGGCTGAACGCTTAGCTTCCCAGGCTTGGGTGTACGGTCGTCTGCTCGATACTGGTTGGGGGTATCCGGCTTTGCTTTTACAAGGGATGGAGCGTGTGTATGGGGAGTTATATCGGGTGCCGCACCGTTTGCTTCCGAAGATTGACGAGTTGGAGGATTATACTCCCGGCACTCCAGATAATGAGTATAAACGGGTTACCGTCACTGTGGGAACCGATGTAGGAGAATGCCGAGCGATGACATATCTCTATACACAATCGCTGGCCAGGGAGAAGGAAATCCCTTTTGGAGATTGGCGGTTATACCATTTGCGGCGTCGGTTGCCACTGCTTTACTTTGCCTATGGATCTTGTATGGATGATGAACGGTTTCGTTTGCAAGGAGTGGCGGATGCGTTTCGGGAACGATTGGGTCGTGGGGTGTTAACCGGGTATGATATGCGCTATACCCTCTCATACCCCGACGGTGGCCGTGCCGATCTGGTAGAGAAAAAAGGGGCGATTGCCGAAGGAGTAGTTTATCGTATCGGTGCGCGGGGATTGGATTATCTCTATTGGCGGGAAGGAGTGCAGGAAGGCACATACCGTCCGGCGATGGTATCAGTAGAAATGAAGGACGGCATCCATGATGCCCTCACCTTTCTCGTAATCGACAAAAAAGAAGAGACAGCGCCTCCCGAGCACTACGCCCGCGAAATTTTGCGGGGCTCTTATGGGACCGTGAGCGATGCGTACTATCAAAAACTGAAGCGTCGGCTGCTCAATCGTTTTTATATGAATGTACCGTTTTAACCCTTTGTCCAAGTTAGTGGGGGCATTGGGTCTTTGCGTTCTTGTTTTTATGAAGAAGTAGAGATTGGGTTTCTGCCACTGATTGCGGTAGCGAGTATGTCTGGCGATCGCTTAAGCCGGTTACTCGTATTTTCCCTTTATCAGTGGCTTTTGTATCTATTGGTAGAAGACTAACCCTTCTGTTGCATGAAAGCTTCTTGCTTCCGATGGCAAGAAACTCCCGCTTCTTCGCGTTAGCGAAAGCGGGAGAGGTTTAGGGTGTATTCGTCGGCCGTTGGAATAATTCTGTGATGAAATGTTGCTGTTCCATGGTCCAGCCCCGTTCCTTCAGCATATTGACAGCCTGATCCGACAGCGGGGTGCTTGTGTAAAAGGGGATTCCCCGTTTGATCGCTTCCCGGTCGACCGTTTGTAGGCTTTGGGTATTCATGCCACCGCTCTTCCATATTTCCAAACTGGTTCCGTCTTGAAAATGAAAAGAATAAGTGCCGTTAAAAAGTTCATCCTCTTCACCGATGGCATAGCTGACACTGATCGATTGCACATCGTTCCAGGAATGAATGCGCTCCACACCGAGGGAGTAAAACGGGGAATGGACGATTTCATGTTCATTGATCATCACATAGGAATCCAATACCATTGCCAGCAACGGGATCGTTACCGCCAACGGAAAGAAGAATCGACGCAACGACTCCTGCCACCCGCGGATCCCTGAGCGTAAACTGTGTATATAAAAAAGGCACAAAATTAAAATGGCAACCATAAAGGCTGAATTGGTAGCGGTATCCCGATATGCGTGGAAATAAAGAGCGTCTTGTTCTTGATACAACCAAACCCGCACCAAGGACATTCCTTGGATGATGACAACTACCGGCAGGGTAAGGAGCAGCACGTTTATCAGAATCGAACGACTTCCCTGTAACAGTCGGCGCAACCACTGTCCCTGGGGATGAGTATTTGGCATCTGTTCAAAGGCAGTCATCGTCTCGCCTCTTTTCTTTTTCTTGATATCATCTTACAACATTTCGCATGAGGAGAATGAAACAATTTAGCGGGTTATTTTCGAATGGTTGGATGCAAAAGGGGGAAGAGTATGCTTTGATTTGACCGACAAAGGAGGAGCAATCATGCCTCAGCAGACAAAGGCGCAGTCTCAAACTCCGTTGCAGCCACCCCAGCACCAACATCGACAACCAGGATTGGAGTCGGAAATGGTTCCCCGCCCGACGGCGGAGGACGACGATTATCGCGGAAGCGGCAAATTGGCGGGAAAGCGAGCATTGATCACTGGAGGGGACAGTGGGATTGGACGCGCTGTCTCCATCGCTTTTGCCAAGGAAGGAGCCGATGTCGCCATTCTCTATCTGAACGAGCACGGTGATGCCCAGGAAACTAAAGCCCGGGTAGAGGAGCTGGGAAGAAAAGCGTTACTGCTCCCCGGCGATATCGGTGATGAGATCTTTTGTCAGCACGCGGTTCAACAAACCGTCAACAGCCTGGGTGGGTTGGATGTCCTGGTGAATAACGCCGCAGAGCAACATCCCCAAGATGGAATCGACCAAATCGACGCGCAGCAACTGGAGCGTACCTTTCGTACCAATGTTTTCTCCTTTTTTTATCTGACGAAAGCGGCGCTGCCCCATCTGCCTACAGGCGGGAGCATTATCAATACAACATCGGTGACTGCTTATAAGGGAAATCCGGTTTTACTCGATTATTCGGCGACCAAAGGAGCGATTGTCTCCTTTACGCGTTCGTTATCGCAATCGCTGGTCAAACAGGGCATTCGCGTTAACGGTGTCGCTCCAGGTCCGATTTGGACACCGTTGATCCCTTCCACCTTTGATGCCCAACAAGTGGCCACTTTTGGATCCAGCACGCCGATGGGGCGCCCAGGCCAGCCGGCGGAACTGGCGGCCAGTTATGTATTTCTCGCCTCCTCTGACTCTTCCTATATCAGCGGACAAGTGCTTCACCCCAATGGTGGTGTGGTGGTGAACGGTTAGTTGATAATGGCAAGGTGTAAGGGGCGCTTTCATTTTGCCGACGGGAATCTTAGCTCTTTGAAGAGTGGGATAAAAGGCAAAACATTGGCTTTCAGTTGGCTTTTTCTGTGGTAAGATTAAGGCGAAGACGATACAGAGGAGGCAGATCCAATGGCACAAACACGTGAAGGCGCCATCACATTTAAAGGAAACCCCGTCACTCTAGTGGGGCCTGAATTAAAAGCGGGTGACACCGCCCCTGACTTTACGGTTCTGGCTAACGATCTTAGCCCGGTTACCCTTGCTGACACCCGTGGTCAGGTACGGATTATCAGTGTGGTTCCGTCGTTGGATACCGGTGTTTGTGATGCGCAAACCCGTCGTTTTAACGAAGAGGCCGCCAATCTGGGTGAACATGTGCGCGTACTTACCGTCAGCGTCGACCTTCCCTTTGCGCAAAAGCGTTGGTGTGGTGCTGCCGGCATCGAACGGGTGCAGACACTGTCCGACCATCGCGATCTTTCCTTTGGCACGGCATATGGAGTGGTAATCCAAGAACTGCGTCTGCTGGCGCGTGCCGTATTTGTGATCGATGCCAATGATAAGCTGGTTCATGTTGAAGTGGTCTCTGAAGCAACCAACCACCCGGATTATGAAGCCGCAGTGGAAGCGGCCAAACGCGCATAATGGAGCATAAGCCCAGGATTGTCCTGGGCTTATGTTGTATAATCGGATAAGATTGAACACAAGATAGCACCTGTGAAAGAGGTGAGGCACGCCCTTGTCGCTGTGGCGGAGCGTTTGACCGATCCAATTGAAAGGCAGGTGCATCGCGGTGTCTTCCCGTTCTCTTTACCGGTTGTTCATTGCGGTCCCCGTTCCTGACCCCCATCGACAGTGGATGGCGGAATGGTGTCGGGAGCGGTCCGAACAGTGGCCCTTTAAAAAATGGGTTCATCCATCGGACTACCATATTACCGTCCAGTTCTTGGGAGAGTGTACCTTCCGCCAAGCACGCGAGGTAAAAAAGCGGGTTCGGCTCCTGATGACTGAAATGGAACCCTTCTCCCTCTCGTTGGGCCCAATTGGGTGGTTTGGAGTAGCCGATCACCCCCGTATTTTGTGGGCGGGGCTGGATGGAGATTTGGATCGCTTGCACCAGCTCTACCAAGCGGTGGCGGACACCGTTTCCCCAGTCGGCTTTGCAAAGGAAAAACGACTTTATCGCCCCCATATCACTATAGCCAAAAAATATAAGCGCAACGATTTCCCCCATGAAGAGGTAGATACCACCTTTCGCCCGGAATCGGCAGGACTGAAGCCGTGGACGGTGGATGAACTGATTCTCTACCAAACCCATGTCTATCGTTCGCCCATGTATCAACCCTTAGCGATTTTTGGGGTGGGGGCGGGGTGATGAAGGGCGGATTGATTTACCGGCTTGTTTACCATGACGGTAGCCGCTAACTCTGCTTACCGTATGTAGCTTATTGATATAACAAGAGCGATAACCCCTGCCAATTATAGTTGGCAGGGGTTTTGTCGTGTTCGTTTTGTGGCTTGTTTGTGGAACGAGAAGGTTATATAAAAAAGATCAAACCAAAGACATACCGGAATATGTTACAATAACCGCTGAAAGAGTGTCGTAAACCCACCACTCTTTAAACAAAACTAGGGAACCGGAAACGAATACCCATACCCGTGATAAAAAACCCGACCGTTCCCGGATCGGTTTGTTCGTAAAAACGGGTGTTTTTTCCGCTGTTCCCCTTTTTGAAAGGGGTATTTTTATGGATTTTCAAATTCCCGAACGAGTGGAGCGCTTCGGTGTCGACATTCAGCGGGAAGAGCTTCGCTACCATCGAAAGCGGGTGGCGGTGACAAAGTCGTTTACCTTTGACGCTGCCCACCATCTTCATCTGTATGAAGGAAAGTGTAAAAATCTACATGGACACACCTATCGGCTGGTGATCTCTATCAGCGGTTTTGTGGACGATGTGGGGATTGCCGTCGATTTTGGCGATATCAAACGGATGTATCAAGAGGAGATCAAGGCCCGTCTGGATCACCGCTATCTCAACGAGGTTTTACCCAATATGAATACCACGGCGGAAAATATGATTGTCTGGATATGGGAACGCCTGGATGAACGTTTGGTGCAGGAGGGGTTGAAAAAACGAGGCCACCGACTGGAGGAGCTGGTGCTGTATGAGACGCCCACCAGCTATGCGACTTTGAGGCGGGAATGGATGGAAGGCGATGAATAAAGGATGGAATCTGCCGGAGCCATCAGTGTATCGACAATGGAAACTGCCGATGGTGGAAGTGTTTGAAACGGTAGAAGGAGAAGGAACAGCAGCGGGGTGGCCAACGGTATTTGTCCGCGTCTTCCACTGCAATCTGCGCTGCTCCTGGTGTGATACTCCCTACAGCTATGCACCGGCACAACCGGAGTATGAAGCGACGGTGGGGGAAATCGCGGCGGAAGCGCATCGCTATGCCAGCCACCGCATCTGTTTTACCGGTGGTGAGCCTTTGATGCATCGGGAGAAGTCCGCTGCACTGCTGGAAGCATTGGCGTGTCCGGAAAAGATCGAGGATGTGCATATCGAGACCAACGGCGCGATTGATCTCACTCCCTTTGATGCCTTACGCCGGGAGCGACCGTGGGGGGAGAAAGTCCGTTTTATCATGGATTGGAAACTGCCAAGGTCAAAGGAAGAGAGCCGAATGCTGGTTGACAACTTCAACTGTCTCACCCAGCGGGATGAAGTCAAATTGGTGATCGCAGATGAGCAGGATTTTCGTGCTGCCGTCGATGTGATCAATCGTCACTATCAGCGGGGGCAGATTCTGTTTAGCCCTGTTTTTGAGACCTTGCCGCCGCGAACGTTGGTGGAGTGGGTGTTGGCTGAACCTCTCCCTCATGTCCGTGTCAATCTGCAATTGCATAAATTTATCTGGGATCCTGCGGAAAGGGGTGTGTAACGATGGGGAAAAAAGCAGTTATCGTGTTGTCAGGTGGGCTGGATAGTACCACCTGTATGGGCTTGGCACAGGCAGAAGGGTATGAATTGTACCCACTCACCTTCGATTACGGCCAGCGCCATGACCGGGAGGTGGAACAGGCCAAGGCGATTGCCCACCATTACGAGGTGAAAGAGCACCGTATCGTGGACATCGGCTTTCTCAATCAGATTGGCGGCAGCGCCTTGACGGAGGATTCCATCTCCGTGCCGACGGAAGAAGAGGAAGGGATTCCCACCACCTATGTTCCGGCACGTAATCTGATCTTTCTCTCCCTTGCTGCCGCCTATGCGGAAGTAATCGAGGCGGAAGCGGTCTACACCGGGGTTTCCGCTGTCGACTACAGCGGCTATCCCGATTGTCGTCCCCAGTTTATTTCCCACTTGGAAGAGACGATTTGCCGTGCGACCAAAGCGGGAGAGGAAGGCCGCCCGATCCGGTTGGTAACACCCTTAATCCACCTCAGCAAAGGAGAGACGATCCGGGAAGGTCTCCGTTTGCATGTTCCTTATCATTTGACCACCTCCTGCTACCAAGGTGGAGAGGTAGCTTGTGGTGTCTGTGACAGCTGCCGCCTTCGTCGCAAAGGTTTTGCCGATGCGGAAGCGATCGATCCGATTCCATATGTCGACGGGGTGAAAGCTGGAGGATAAAATAAAGAGCCATTACGGCTCTCAGGTTTCCCCTGTTCTTCGGTTGGTGCTGATGGAGGGATTTGAACCCCCGACCCCTTCATTACGAGTGCGCCGCTTAACCGTGTATCACGAAAGACAACAAATTGGAGGATGTTAAACTCTTACTGCCAGTTTCCGCGATAGAAAATAAACCTAATTCCTTATGGATACGTTCTAAACACCGCAAAGGAGGAAAGCCACGGCACTGTGGATTGGGTTTCAATTCCTTATAGGTACGTTCTAAACCCATCAAAAGCCCATTACGAATAGCTTTTCCCGTCGAATGCAGAATACCACAATCCTCACTTAATTAACACCCCAAATTTTTGAAAACAGGCATTCCACAAGCTTTTTCACGACCGAGATATTGTTCGTCTATCCCCAGGGGTTTTTACGCTACTGGTGATCGACGACAAAGATTCAACGTCTTACGCACTTTTTATTGTCCATTTAAACTCTTTCGTTGTGGTGGATCGATACCCAAGGTGATAAACTAAGAGTACGATTAAACATTACCTTTTGTTCGCGGTACCCCATCAGGCAATATTGTTCTGTTTTTCTTTCCCGATCACGCCGTGAAGTCGGTCGACTTGGTTATCCGTCTCCATTCCGATGCAGTGGTAAGTCACTTCGCCGGAAAACCAAGCCTCCCCCCCAGATAACGCAATCCAGATTGCAAAAAGGGGCACTAGATTCGATTCAATTGAACTAGGAGGCCTATCAATTGTTCAAAAGAAAAATTGTATCAGCCTCGATCCTCTCATTGTGGACAATTATTTATGTTTATTTCGGATCATCTAACATTAATTTTTTTCCAATAGTTATAGTTGTATTTCTATCTACTATTTCTATATTCCTCTATGGAGTACCCATGTCATTCTTAGCTGACAAGCTTTCTAATGAAAATGTATGGCTTTCGCTTTTATATCATGCAATAGCAGGTTTCATATTTCCAGCTATTATTTTAATGCTAAAGGGTGATCTTGAATCGATAACAAAACTAAGTATCCACTTCGCTATATTCTTTTCATTCTTTTCAATGTCCTTTTGGGCTATTGACCAAGGAATGAAAAGAGCATTCCCCAATAAATAATGGGGTCGTCACCTCATATGGCACACTCGCTTAATTTAATCGCTACTGCACCCTCACCGCTTGAGGCTTTTATCTTGCCTATGCCCAAGCACACCAAAGCAAAAAACCGGCGTTAAATGCCGGTTTTTTGCTTTATAGGCTTACATTGACGTTAAACTCTGTCTTAGGTGTGAAAGGAAATAACATAAAAAAATCAACATGTTCTTGGGTATGGACCTCTATAATGTCTTCCTCCCAAAAACCACCACCTCCACCCCAATACAATACAAAGTAAAATTCATGAGATGGAGCCTGGTCATGGACACCATAAAACTCACCTCGTCCATCTTGAAAAACCTTTGCATAATAAAACGCGTCAATGTCTGGAGCAAGAGGAAGCAGGGGATTTCCGGAAGCCATAAACATTCTGTGATAAACATAATTATCGCCATACTCTACATTTCTAATCTCCATATCAGACTCTGGTGCCTTACCTTCATCAACTTCTTCACCATTTCTATAGCCTTTTGTTATCCCAGTTTGCGGATAAAACTCGATTTCATTTGGCGTAATCCCCCCTGATCCTCCAACATTGTAAGTAATGAAAGCATCTGTTCGAGTACGATAAGAAGTCCCCATCAGGTCGAACGATCGGTTATCCCCAGAAAACTCCTCATACCCACACAAATTTAAAAGTTCGCAGAATGGGTTAGGTGCTTTATCCATAGGGATAAATGTACTATATCTTAACCAAAATCCTGGATCCACTGGCCAATTTACATTACTGGAAGATGCTTTGCTGATTGACTTTTTATTGTTGTTTTTGTGTTTGTCAAATCTAAATTCAACTGCAGTTTCTGTAGAGGAACGAATAACTGTTCCAGCAACTTTCTTCTCGTAAAATAGCATTTCTTGTTGCTCTTCCGAAATGTCCTTTACTTTCTTTCCGAGTGCCTCTTTTATTTTATTAATTTCTTCCTCAGGAAGCTTTTTGCGACCAATTACGTTATATTGATAGACCTCATTTTCCTTTATATTCTTATCAATATACGTATTACCCTCAACATTGACTACCTTCTTACCATTACGATGAATTTCGTAAACACCATCTTCATCTGGTACTCCTGACCATGTGATCTTAATATGGTCTGATCCAACAACGGTATTGATGTTACTGTTAACCATCTCATGATGAACCTTTGATGTATTAGCTGTACTCTTCGACGATTTGGAAAACATATCTTCATTCGCTTCCAACTCTTTAGCTATTTGTTGTTCATCTTTCAACGTTGATGTATGCATCACAATTTCATCAATCTTGTTTTTTTCATCATACGCCTCAACCCTATATATGTAGGGTTGATCAGACTTTAAGTTCTGATCCGTCAGCTCACCTCTTTTTTCGTTGATTGAACCATCTTCTAACCTCCTTTTAGGTAGAACGTTCTCTCTATATGCTTCTTTACGTCAAAGACGCTTGAAGTAGCGCTTGACCAGCTCTTTCCTGTTAAGAAGCCCTCGCTCCTTCTCTTCTCTTTCATTCATGATGGGGCCCTTTTTTTGTGTACAATAGGAGCAACATCATAGGAAAGATGATCGCCTTTCTATTGGAGAGAGAACGAATTCAGGGAATGATAAGCTTTCTAAAAAACATGTTTGCTGTCGCGCAACAATATTCGGTAATGGGGAACAGGTAATGTTGGAATGGGAGTGAAAGTATAGATGCGTGTAGCTGTGGATAAATTCAAGGGGATATGGGATACAGAGCTGCTGTTTCAGCAAATCACAGCGGGATGTAGTGAGCGTTGGCTGCTGGATAGCTGTGGCAAAGGGCGCTATACGGTGATGGCGTGGGAGCCGTGGAAGCAGATACCACTGTGGGATGTCGGAGGAGATGATCCGATGGAGGCGTTGGAAGAGGTGTTGGCTCACCTTCCCTGTGTAAATGCGCCGAAGGAGGCGCCCCCTTTTTTAATGGGAGTGCTTGGTTGGCTGGGCTATGAGCTGGCCTGGCGCTGGCACCGGATCGGACAGCCGAAACCCCGTCACCTCCCCCTGCCTGACGGAATGTGGATGGTTCCGCGCAAAGTGATTGTCCTGGATGCCCGTTTGGATGAAGCATGGATCTGTGTGCTGGATGAGACAGACCCGGAAACGAAGCTGGCGCACCTGTCAAAACAGCTACTTCAGTTGCAGGGAGAAACGGAGGCATGCCAACAGACTGGGGAAATTCTGACACCTGTGACACCCGTGATTACCCGCCAGCACTATCGTCACCAAATCGGACATATTAAAGATGCGATTGCACGGGGGGATATTTACCAGGCCAACTTTACCTACCGTGTACAGGGGCAGGTGATGGGAACACCGTGGGAATTGTTTCAGGTGTTGCGCCGTACCAACCCCGGTGCCTATGCGGCTTATATCGAAGGGGAAGGTTACGCTATCCTTTCTTCCTCGCCGGAACAATTTGTGCGCTGGTCGGGAGACCACATTGAAACCAAACCGATCAAAGGAACCCGTCCCCGTGGTGCCACTCCGGTGGCAGATGCGAAAGAGAAGGCGAGATTGGCTGCCAGTGAAAAGGATCAGGCTGAATTGGTGATGATCGTCGATCTGGAGAGAAACGATCTGGGGCAGGTGTGTGAAATCGGCTCGATCCGGGTGCCGCGGCTGTTTGAGTTGGAGCCCCATCCGACGGTATGGCACCAAGTGGCGGCAGTGGAAGGACGGCTAAAGTCTGGGGTCAAACCCAGGGATATCTTTGGTGCCATATTTCCGGGGGGTTCCATCACTGGGGCACCCAAATTGCGCTCCATGCAAGTGATTCACGATATGGAAACTGGGCGCAGAGGGATATATACCGGCTCGATTGGATATATCGACCCCCGTGGTTCCGCCGAATGGAATATCGCCATCCGTACCATGATCTGGGCCGGCGGCCGGGAAGCGAATCTCTCTTATCACGTGGGGGGCGGGATTGTGTGGGATTCAGACCCCGATGCGGAGTATGAGGAGACCCTGGCTAAAGGGCGTGGCATGTTGGAGGCGATTCAGCAATGGTCGGCGAAAAAGGTGAAACAATGAAGTGGATCGTCAATGGAGAAATCGTACCAGAAGGGGATGCGGGGTTATCGTTTGGAGATAGAGGGGCACTGCTGGGGGACGGGCTGTTTGAAACTTTTCGGGTGGAGCAAGGAGTACCGTTGTTTATGCGGGAACACCTGAAGCGGTTGCGGGAAGGGATGCAAATCTTACGATTTGCTGTGATGCCGGATGAGAAGGAGCTTATCGCCGGAATCCGGCAGGCTCTTGTGGTGAATGGCGTTGAGAGCGGCTATCTCCGCCTTACCGTCACCCGGGGGACGGGTTCATTTGCTCAGCCCTTGGCGGCGTTGACAGAGCCGGTTTGGTGGGTAGAGGCACGGTCAATGCCATTGCAAATGGGTGTATTGGAGCATGGGGTAGAAGCGATCGTCGCCTCCACCTGCCTAAACCCTCATTCCCGCTTGCGCCGAGTGAAGTCCCTCAACTTTTTAGAAAACGTGCTGGCCAAACAGGAAGCACGGGATCGTGGGGCGGACGAAGCGATTTTTCTCACTACAGATGAAGCGGTGTCGGAAGGGGCTTCCGCCAATCTGTTTCTGGTGAAAAAAGGAGTCTGCTATACTCCATCCCTTGCTTGTGGACCGCTGCCGGGTGTGGTGCGGGGGTGGGTGCTGGCCACCGCGGCACGTCTCGGTCTTACCGTTGTGGAGCGATCGCTCCAGCCGGGTGAATTAACGGCAGCCGATGAGTTGTTTTTTACCAATTCCACCTGGGGGCCGTTTCCCTGTGTGGCGGTGGATGGTGTAACGATAGATAGCGGGAAGCCGGGGCCTTATACCTGTAAATGGATGGAGCAATGGCAAGAGGAAGTGGCTGCCCAGATCGAGGCGGATAGAAAGAATCATTCAGCTTCATTTGATGCAAACGTCAACACTTTTTCACAGAAAGAGTGAGAGGGTTGATTGCAGGAAAAAAAGGAAAAGGATAGACTCAGGATGATTAGGGGCCCCTTGGTCACATTTAAGGAATAATCCCACAGGCACGTCCATAGATTGAAATGGAAAGGATCGGATAGGATGAATTTGATGAAAAGGGAAGGGTTGCACCTCCTATGCTGGATGGTGGCGGTGGTAGTGTTAACCGCTTGTGGTGCCGCGACAGAACATGATCATCAGGATCATGGAAAAGAGCAAACGCAGGATGCCGATGTGGAAGCGCCCCTTGAAACAACAGTCACGTTTGCGCCGGAAACAGTACAAGCGGGAGAAGAGACGACCGTCCGAATCGAAATCACGCAAAACGGAGAAACGGTTAAGGATGCGAATCAAGTTAGCTTCGACGTCTGGCCTGAAGGTACCTCAGCAGAAGAACGAGAAAAAGTGGAAACTGAGCTGGTGAATGGTGCTTACCAAGGGACCTACTCCTTTCCTGAAGCGGGTGAGTACCATGTGATGTACCATATCACCGCTCGGGGTGATCATCGGATGGATACGGTCGAAGTGTCTGTCCAGCCTTAAATAGGAGCGCCTTTCCCTGAGGAAAGAGGGGAATGAAGGTGGGACGGGAGCGATGGAGCGTTTGGTTGGCGTTGACAGCAGGCGTGATTGTGGTAGGAAGCTGGTGGTGGCTGGATCACGTACCCCAACCGATCACACAGCCGACAAGTGCAGTCGGGATCAACAGTGAACCGATACCGGAGTTTACGTATACCAATCAGGATGGGGAAGCCTTTGGTTTTTCCCAGTTGAAGGGGAAAGTGTGGATCGCCAACATTGTGTTTTCTCGGTGTCCGGATGTGGGCTCACCGATGACGGCCAATTTGACCCGAATTCAGGAGCAGTTAAAGGAAGAGGGAGCGGAAGTGGAGTTGGTCTCTTTTAGTGTCGATCCACTCCATGATACACCACAAGTATTGAAACAGTACGGAAATAACTTACGTGCCGATTTTTCCAACTGGAACTTCCTCACCCATGATGAGCCGACGGTGATGCATCGCTTTTTACAGACGTCGTTTCAGGCACCGGTAGAGGTAACATCACTCGCGGGCGAAGAACCGTTGACGATCGATCATTCCACCCGTCTGTATGTGATGGATCCCACTGGTCGTGTGATCACCAGCTATGATGGACTGCAACCGGATATGGATGCCATCGTCCGTGATGTGATGGCTTTAGGTGGAGCGGATGGATTGATGGCGAAGAAACAGTAAAAAGCGATTGGATTGTCTTCACAAAAAAATCCCCCTTCAAGTAGCTTGACGGCTTGAAGGGGGA
This window harbors:
- a CDS encoding DUF3238 domain-containing protein, with the translated sequence MHTSTLKDEQQIAKELEANEDMFSKSSKSTANTSKVHHEMVNSNINTVVGSDHIKITWSGVPDEDGVYEIHRNGKKVVNVEGNTYIDKNIKENEVYQYNVIGRKKLPEEEINKIKEALGKKVKDISEEQQEMLFYEKKVAGTVIRSSTETAVEFRFDKHKNNNKKSISKASSSNVNWPVDPGFWLRYSTFIPMDKAPNPFCELLNLCGYEEFSGDNRSFDLMGTSYRTRTDAFITYNVGGSGGITPNEIEFYPQTGITKGYRNGEEVDEGKAPESDMEIRNVEYGDNYVYHRMFMASGNPLLPLAPDIDAFYYAKVFQDGRGEFYGVHDQAPSHEFYFVLYWGGGGGFWEEDIIEVHTQEHVDFFMLFPFTPKTEFNVNVSL
- the pabB gene encoding aminodeoxychorismate synthase component I: MRVAVDKFKGIWDTELLFQQITAGCSERWLLDSCGKGRYTVMAWEPWKQIPLWDVGGDDPMEALEEVLAHLPCVNAPKEAPPFLMGVLGWLGYELAWRWHRIGQPKPRHLPLPDGMWMVPRKVIVLDARLDEAWICVLDETDPETKLAHLSKQLLQLQGETEACQQTGEILTPVTPVITRQHYRHQIGHIKDAIARGDIYQANFTYRVQGQVMGTPWELFQVLRRTNPGAYAAYIEGEGYAILSSSPEQFVRWSGDHIETKPIKGTRPRGATPVADAKEKARLAASEKDQAELVMIVDLERNDLGQVCEIGSIRVPRLFELEPHPTVWHQVAAVEGRLKSGVKPRDIFGAIFPGGSITGAPKLRSMQVIHDMETGRRGIYTGSIGYIDPRGSAEWNIAIRTMIWAGGREANLSYHVGGGIVWDSDPDAEYEETLAKGRGMLEAIQQWSAKKVKQ
- a CDS encoding aminotransferase class IV, translated to MVGEKGETMKWIVNGEIVPEGDAGLSFGDRGALLGDGLFETFRVEQGVPLFMREHLKRLREGMQILRFAVMPDEKELIAGIRQALVVNGVESGYLRLTVTRGTGSFAQPLAALTEPVWWVEARSMPLQMGVLEHGVEAIVASTCLNPHSRLRRVKSLNFLENVLAKQEARDRGADEAIFLTTDEAVSEGASANLFLVKKGVCYTPSLACGPLPGVVRGWVLATAARLGLTVVERSLQPGELTAADELFFTNSTWGPFPCVAVDGVTIDSGKPGPYTCKWMEQWQEEVAAQIEADRKNHSASFDANVNTFSQKE
- a CDS encoding FixH family protein translates to MKREGLHLLCWMVAVVVLTACGAATEHDHQDHGKEQTQDADVEAPLETTVTFAPETVQAGEETTVRIEITQNGETVKDANQVSFDVWPEGTSAEEREKVETELVNGAYQGTYSFPEAGEYHVMYHITARGDHRMDTVEVSVQP
- a CDS encoding SCO family protein; translation: MKVGRERWSVWLALTAGVIVVGSWWWLDHVPQPITQPTSAVGINSEPIPEFTYTNQDGEAFGFSQLKGKVWIANIVFSRCPDVGSPMTANLTRIQEQLKEEGAEVELVSFSVDPLHDTPQVLKQYGNNLRADFSNWNFLTHDEPTVMHRFLQTSFQAPVEVTSLAGEEPLTIDHSTRLYVMDPTGRVITSYDGLQPDMDAIVRDVMALGGADGLMAKKQ